In Bacteroides cellulosilyticus, the genomic stretch AATATAGGGGGCTGTAAAGTCCCCTATATGCTTATTTCAGAGAAATGAGTTCTACAGAAAACAACCCATTTCTTTGGCTTTGAACTTGATAGTTGTTACCTTTGTTCACAAGAATCCATAGTGATAAAATGAAAGAGCAAGAAGAACTGTTAGAAAGTGAGTCCGGGTTGGACATGGAAGAAAACAACTCGTCGACTATTTATCCCAACGCGGAAGTACGGGTGGAAAAAGCACAATTTAGCATTTTGCACCTGCGACGCCTATGTGTGGAACGAAAAGAAATCATCATTTCCCCCGATTTTCAAAGAAATGACGTCTGGAAAGGAAGACAAACATCCGAATTAATAGAATCGATATTAATGGGAATACCCATTCCCATTATGTACCTATTTGAAACCAGAGAAGGAAAGAAACAAGTGGTAGACGGGCGGCAACGCATTGACACAATATTAAGGTTCTTGGACAATGGATTCAGACTGAAAGATTTAAAAATATTGCATAGCCTAAACGGCTCCCTTTTCAAAGAACTGGATCCCAAACTACAAGGCATATTTGAAGACTACCAGTTATTTTTTTATATCATACAGCCCCCAACCCCGGAACGCGTAAAATATGATATCTTTGATAGAGTGAACCGAGGTGGGACACGATTGAACAATCAAGAAATGCGCAACGCCCTATACAGGGGTAACGCCACATTCCTCATTGATGATATCTGCATATCAGACGAATTCAAAAAAGCAACGGGAGAAGGCGTAAGTTCCATCCGAATGCGGGACAGATATATTGTGCTGCGGGCTATAGCTTTTTATTTACTCATGACCAACCAATTACAAACAGCAGATTTAGGTAAACCAATCGAGTATAGAAGTGATATTGATGATTTTCTCGCCAAAGTGATGATATTTATGAATCAACGCATGTCGCAGGAAGAAATAGAGAAACTAAAAGAGAAATTCCTGACTGCATTAAAGAAAATCTATTCATTACTGGGTGAGGACGCATTCCGGTTTGCCGGCATAAACAAACGCCGACCGATAAATATGCCGCTGTTTGAATGCCTTACCTATCTATTTTTGCTTGAATGGGATTGGAATGATGATAAGGAAATCTATTGGAGCATAGAAGATCTGAAAGATTCACTGGATAAAAGCGGCTCTTTTCAGGGAAATGTGGATTCCATTGCCAGTTTAGGGTATAGATACTCACGTATAAATCAATTCTTTAAAGGTCTACAACAATGATACAGAAAGTAATAATTAGTGGGTTAAAAAATATCAAGCGTGAAGAAATGACGTTGAAACCATTAACGTTATTGACCGGTTTAAACTCAACAGGGAAATCAAGTGTGTTGCAAGCTATCTTATTAGTTAACAAGGCTACCACGAAGAATGGCCAAATCTATTTGAACCATGTACTTTCTTCTTTCTCCACCCTTAGAAACATATATGAAAATGCAAAAGAAGTTTTCATCAGTTTGGAAATAAACGAAAACTGCATAGATTATAAATTATCAGAAGAAATAGAAGAAGTAGAAGAGAAAGGTGAGGGATATACCGGATTGGAAATAGAAAAAAATCTCTATTATCTGTCAGCTAATCGTGTTGGTGCAGAGAACTTAGCCCAAATCTCTTCTGCAATTTTCTGCGGTATTAACGGAGACTATTTATTAGGCACTTTTGAAAAGGAAAAGTCGAAACCTTTGCCTGAACCTTTGATAAAAGATGAAAGCTCCTTTACGTTAGCAGCCCAACTCAACTACTGGCAAAGTTATATATTAGGTTTGAAACTTGAGTTGAAAACAGAAAAGCGTAACGATCAGATAGTTGAAGTAAAATATAATAGCGACAATATTCCGGGAATTCTTCCCACGCAATTAGGAGCCGGTGTAAGTTATCTGACTAAAGTGCTTATTCTTTGTTTAAGAGCTGCCCCAGGAGATGTAGTAATGATTGAGAACCCAGAAATACATCTTCATCCTGCCGCCCAATCACGTTTAGGAGAATTTTTCGCTTTTATAGCTAATGCCGATATTCAGCTGATTATAGAAACTCATTGTGATCATTTAATAAATAAATTGCAGTATCTGGTGTTCAAGAAGAAATTTGAATCTGACAAGGCAATTATATATTATAAAAAAGGAATTGTAGACCCGTTTGAGAAAATTCAGTTGAACAAATATGGACGTTTTGAACCAGAATTTCCTGATGGTTTCTTTGATGCCACATTAGCCGAACTTATAGAGATGGAATAAAATGGGAAACTACAGTTTTGTATTGAGTGATGAATTGCAAAAAGAATATTGCAATTTCAAAGAAGGAAAAGTGTGTGACAGAAATCTAATTGAGAATCTTCTGCATTACTACAAACCTTCCATACTGACAAATACCAGTCAGTTAAAAAGAATTGGTAAGGATACCAGCAAACAATTGGAAACGACATTAAGGAAAAGTGGTTTTACAACACAGTCACTCGAAGATTTAGCTCAAAATACAACCTATAAAATAATATTGTGCACTGACAAAGACCATTATCCTTACGTAAACATCAATGGAGATAAAATAGAAAATAACCTAACAGCTTGTTTTTTCAAAAGAGAAAATAGGCAAAAAGCAATAGAACATATTACCGCTTTATGCAGAAAAGCGAAGAATATTTCTATTTATGATAAATATTCTTTTCTGAATGGAGCAAACATCGAACTACTAAAAAGCATTCTTCCTTTAAAAGAATTGTCCATAACCTACGATTCACAATATATAAATGTAGTGGCATTACAGGAATATTGTGCAAAATGGACATTTATAGACCGTACATTGCCCGAATATCACGATCGCTATCTGGTAGTAGACGATAAAATAGAAATCATATTAACCAGTGGATTTGACTATCTGATTAGAAATGAAAAAGAATTCACTTATATCGTTCGCCCTGTTTCAAGACAACGTTTTCTGATGTAAGGAGGAAAGATAGTTAGCTTGGAGATATTTTAAAGAATACCTCCAAGCCCCCAGAAAAACTAAAATAACAATCTGTTACCCTCGCATCAGCAATTCCGGGAATGTAAATCCTTGCATGGTATAGCAGATAAAGAAGATGGTAGCACTAACAATCCACAGAATAAGCAATGTCCATTTCAACCCGGAAACCATGGGCTGCCAATTGAATACCGGACGGAAGATTGCGAAAACAAGGCTAACCAGAGGAATACCCACTACGAGGATACCTGCAATATATAGTACGATGGCTGACAAAGGAGATGTAGGTAATACAAAATCAATAGCCGGGAACCAAGACATCAACGCTGCACCACCACCAATAGCAACTGCAATAGCGGCAAAGAGCAAAGCCACAAATACAATACCGAAAACAAACAGTACCGGACTGCAAATGATAGCCACAATAACCAGACAAATCTTCAGGAACCAGCCGACAATCATTAACAACGTATCACCGGTCCTTTGCATAGAAGTACGAGGTTTATCAGACTTCATATAATCGTTTACATTATTTGAAACTCTCTCAAAACCATCAGTTACAGTCTTTCCAATGTTCTCTACCGTAACAGCTTCGCCGCGCATATTCAACTTTTCAGTCGCCGTACGAGCTTCGGGAATCACTATCCAGCAAATGATATAGATAGGGATCAAGAACTTGAAACCAAAGATTGCGCAAAAAACAAGAATCAAACGGAACCAGGTAGAATCCCAGCCTAAATAAACACTAAGTCCCCCTATCACGCCACCCAGCATTTTATCGTCCGGATTGCGATACAAACGGCGACGGGTTGAAGTATAAGAAGAATTAGTATCACTATTCCAAGAGCCGGAACCATAACCTTCACCGGAAGCAGCATTCTCCTCCGTACCAGTTTCCATCTCTTCAGGTTTACCCATCCGATTGATTACTTCTTCTGCATCGGTTATAGTGATCACCTGAGAGCCAGCAGTCAGCTTCTCTGAAAAAAGTTCAGAGATGCGGAGTTCGATGTCATTTACAATCTCGTCAGCACCGGCTTGTCGTCTAAAGTGCAGTTTCAGATTGCATAGATAGTTATCCAAAAGGCGATAGGCGTCTTCATCAATGTGGAAAACAGTTCCGCCCAGATTTACTGTTAATGTCTTTTTCATTGCTATTCGTTTTTTAAATTTATACTGATACGAGGTTTTTAATATCCTGAATCTAATAGTTGGCTATATGATTCACTGTTTCATTCAACTCACGCCAGGAGATTTCCAACTCTCCAAGAAAAACTTCCCCTTTTGGGGTGAGCTTGTAATATTTACGTGGCGGTCCTTGTGTGGACTCTATCCATTCGTAACTTAACAGATCGTCATTCTTCAGACGAGTGAGCAAGGGGTAAAGCGTTCCTTCCACTACGATTAGCTTGGCTTCTTTAAGTTTCTGGATAATATCCGAAGCGTAGGCCGGTTCTTTGTGAAGCAGTAGCATGATGCAATACTCTAACATGCCCTTACGCATTTGCGACTTTACATTATTTACGTCCATCTCTTATTGGTTTACGATTCGACAATTTTCTATTTTACAGCAAAGATAGCAACTGATTGAAATAGAGCTTTTCTTTGTATGACACAAATATATGCATTATCTTAGTACTATGCAATACAAAGTACCTTGCATTTTATTTAATTAACACTATTATCTATTCACACCTTATTAATAAAGCGTCAGGGGAGAGAATAACATATAAGAGAAAAATGTATCTTTGCGGAAAAGATATAAATACAACGAACTATGTTAACTATCAGAAAAGCAACTACAGCCGATTGTGAGTTGATCCATAAACTTGCATGGCAGATATTTCCGGAGACTTACAAGGATATACTTTCACCGGAGCAAAACGATTATATGATGGAATGGATGTACTCCATAGAGAACATCCGCAAGCAAATGGAAGAA encodes the following:
- a CDS encoding DUF262 domain-containing protein; its protein translation is MKEQEELLESESGLDMEENNSSTIYPNAEVRVEKAQFSILHLRRLCVERKEIIISPDFQRNDVWKGRQTSELIESILMGIPIPIMYLFETREGKKQVVDGRQRIDTILRFLDNGFRLKDLKILHSLNGSLFKELDPKLQGIFEDYQLFFYIIQPPTPERVKYDIFDRVNRGGTRLNNQEMRNALYRGNATFLIDDICISDEFKKATGEGVSSIRMRDRYIVLRAIAFYLLMTNQLQTADLGKPIEYRSDIDDFLAKVMIFMNQRMSQEEIEKLKEKFLTALKKIYSLLGEDAFRFAGINKRRPINMPLFECLTYLFLLEWDWNDDKEIYWSIEDLKDSLDKSGSFQGNVDSIASLGYRYSRINQFFKGLQQ
- a CDS encoding AAA family ATPase translates to MIQKVIISGLKNIKREEMTLKPLTLLTGLNSTGKSSVLQAILLVNKATTKNGQIYLNHVLSSFSTLRNIYENAKEVFISLEINENCIDYKLSEEIEEVEEKGEGYTGLEIEKNLYYLSANRVGAENLAQISSAIFCGINGDYLLGTFEKEKSKPLPEPLIKDESSFTLAAQLNYWQSYILGLKLELKTEKRNDQIVEVKYNSDNIPGILPTQLGAGVSYLTKVLILCLRAAPGDVVMIENPEIHLHPAAQSRLGEFFAFIANADIQLIIETHCDHLINKLQYLVFKKKFESDKAIIYYKKGIVDPFEKIQLNKYGRFEPEFPDGFFDATLAELIEME
- a CDS encoding PspC domain-containing protein, with product MKKTLTVNLGGTVFHIDEDAYRLLDNYLCNLKLHFRRQAGADEIVNDIELRISELFSEKLTAGSQVITITDAEEVINRMGKPEEMETGTEENAASGEGYGSGSWNSDTNSSYTSTRRRLYRNPDDKMLGGVIGGLSVYLGWDSTWFRLILVFCAIFGFKFLIPIYIICWIVIPEARTATEKLNMRGEAVTVENIGKTVTDGFERVSNNVNDYMKSDKPRTSMQRTGDTLLMIVGWFLKICLVIVAIICSPVLFVFGIVFVALLFAAIAVAIGGGAALMSWFPAIDFVLPTSPLSAIVLYIAGILVVGIPLVSLVFAIFRPVFNWQPMVSGLKWTLLILWIVSATIFFICYTMQGFTFPELLMRG
- a CDS encoding PadR family transcriptional regulator, with the translated sequence MDVNNVKSQMRKGMLEYCIMLLLHKEPAYASDIIQKLKEAKLIVVEGTLYPLLTRLKNDDLLSYEWIESTQGPPRKYYKLTPKGEVFLGELEISWRELNETVNHIANY